The following are from one region of the Thermostichus vulcanus str. 'Rupite' genome:
- the xseB gene encoding exodeoxyribonuclease VII small subunit, whose translation MKRRKSEDPWRYEVAIAEVETLINQIESGDLDLAEVVERFQQAAQTLKTCEAFLQEKRRQVEIIIEQLDETYPTEDLEEF comes from the coding sequence AGTGAGGATCCCTGGCGCTATGAGGTGGCGATTGCCGAAGTGGAAACCCTGATCAATCAGATTGAATCGGGGGATCTGGATCTGGCGGAAGTGGTGGAACGCTTTCAGCAGGCTGCCCAAACCTTGAAAACCTGTGAAGCCTTTTTACAGGAAAAGCGCCGGCAGGTGGAAATTATTATTGAGCAACTGGATGAAACATATCCAACAGAGGATCTGGAGGAGTTTTAG